A single Populus nigra chromosome 13, ddPopNigr1.1, whole genome shotgun sequence DNA region contains:
- the LOC133670365 gene encoding auxin-responsive protein SAUR68-like, protein MISAKMLIKLARKWQKLAAIRRKRITLPQPIERTDTSSCSTSSTTEKGHFVVYSTDQKRFSLPLEYLHNNIVRELLEIAEEELGSPSDGPLTFPCDSDLMKYVVSLIENHISAADVEKALLMSIAGSHCSLSLDPHHEVPSHQIPICSF, encoded by the coding sequence ATGATTAGTGCCAAGATGCTCATCAAATTGGCAAGGAAGTGGCAGAAGCTGGCTGCTATCAGGAGAAAAAGGATCACACTGCCACAACCCATTGAGAGAACTGATACAAGCAGTTGCAGCACGTCGTCAACAACTGAGAAAGGCCACTTTGTAGTTTACTCCACCGATCAGAAGCGGTTTTCGCTTCCTTTAGAATATCTTCACAATAATATTGTCAGAGAGCTACTTGAAATTGCAGAAGAAGAACTTGGATCACCTAGCGATGGGCCTCTAACATTTCCATGTGATTCAGATCTTATGAAATATGTAGTTTCTTTGATAGAAAACCATATTTCTGCTGCAGATGTAGAGAAAGCACTGTTGATGTCCATAGCCGGGAGTCACTGCTCATTGTCTTTGGATCCCCATCATGAAGTTCCAAGTCACCAAATACCAATTTGCAGCTTCTGA
- the LOC133670350 gene encoding auxin-responsive protein SAUR68-like — MISAKKLVKLAKKWQKLAALRRKRITLPQMETSSCSASEMADKGHFVVYSADHTRFLLPLSYLNNEIVRELLKLAEEFGLPSDGPLTLPCDAELIEYAVALIKQRVTRDVEKALLVSIASSRCSLSSDVHHQVTDHQLPICSF, encoded by the coding sequence ATGATCAGTGCAAAGAAGCTCGTTAAACTGGCAAAGAAATGGCAGAAGCTGGCTGCTCTGAGGCGTAAGAGAATCACATTGCCACAAATGGAGACAAGCAGTTGTAGCGCATCAGAAATGGCTGATAAGGGACATTTTGTTGTGTACTCGGCTGATCATACACGCTTTTTGCTTCCTCTGAGTTATCTTAATAATGAGATTGTCAGAGAGCTGCTCAAACTGGCAGAAGAGTTTGGACTGCCTAGCGATGGGCCTCTCACGTTGCCCTGCGATGCAGAGCTTATAGAATATGCAGTTGCTTTAATCAAACAGAGAGTCACAAGAGATGTAGAGAAGGCATTGTTGGTGTCCATAGCCAGCAGTCGCTGCTCATTGTCTTCTGATGTCCATCATCAAGTAACAGACCATCAATTACCAATCTGCAGCTTCTGA
- the LOC133670539 gene encoding auxin-responsive protein SAUR68-like translates to MISAKKLVKLAKKWQKLAALRRKRIALPQMETSSCSASEMADKGHFVVYSADQKRFLLPLNYLNNKIVRELLKLAEEEFGLPTDGPLTLPCDAELIEYVIALIKQGIARDLEKALLVSISISSCSMFSDLHHQVTDHQLPICSF, encoded by the coding sequence ATGATCAGTGCAAAGAAGCTCGTTAAACTGGCAAAGAAATGGCAGAAGCTGGCTGCTCTGAGGCGTAAAAGAATTGCTTTGCCACAAATGGAGACAAGCAGTTGTAGCGCATCAGAAATGGCTGATAAGGGCCATTTTGTTGTGTACTCAGCAGATCAGAAACGCTTTTTGCTTCCTCTGAATTATCTTAACAATAAGATTGTCAGAGAACTACTCAAACTGGCAGAAGAGGAATTTGGACTACCTACCGATGGGCCTCTCACATTGCCCTGCGATGCAGAGCTTATAGAATATGTGATTGCTTTAATCAAACAGGGAATCGCAAGAGATTTAGAGAAGGCATTATTGGTGTCCATATCCATCAGTAGCTGCTCAATGTTTTCGGATCTCCATCATCAAGTAACAGACCATCAATTACCAATCTGTAGCTTCTGA
- the LOC133670939 gene encoding uncharacterized protein LOC133670939, producing the protein MGDETVKNDALQVIGMFQVLPRLVVFDLDYTLWPFYCECRSKREMPSLFPQAKGILYALKEKGIDMAIASRSPTSDIAKTFIDKLSLKPMFVAQEIFSSWTHKTDHFQRIHTRTGIPFNSMLFFDDEDRNIQSVSKMGVTSILVGDGVNLGALRQGLTEFSQNASKSEKNKQRWQKYSQNPNSSKKKDED; encoded by the exons ATGGGGGACGAGACGGTGAAAAACGATGCTTTGCAAGTTATTGGAATGTTTCAAGTGCTGCCTAGATTGGTCGTCTTCGATCTAGATTACACTCTCTGGCCTTTCTATTG CGAATGTCGCTCCAAGCGTGAAATGCCATCCTTGTTTCCCCAAGCTAAAGGCATATTATATGCACTAAAGGAAAAGGGGATTGACATGGCCATTGCTTCTAGATCACCAACCTCAGATATTGCAAAGACATTTATTGACAAACTAAGTCTCAAGCCAATGTTTGTAGCACAG GAAATATTTTCCAGTTGGACTCACAAGACAGATCATTTCCAGAGGATTCATACGAGGACTGGGATACCCTTTaactccatgcttttttttGATGATGAGGATAGGAACATTCAGTCg GTTTCAAAAATGGGAGTAACTAGCATTCTGGTTGGTGATGGGGTCAATCTTGGAGCACTAAGACAGGGGCTCACAGAATTTTCTCAAAATGCTAGTAAATCTGAGAAGAACAAGCAGAGATGGCAGAAATATTCACAAAATCCAAATTCATctaagaagaaagatgaagattga
- the LOC133670975 gene encoding uncharacterized protein LOC133670975 — protein sequence MGDETVKNDALQVIGMFQVLPRLVVFDLDYTLWPFYCDCRSKREMPSLFPQAKGILYALKEKGIDMAIASRSSTSDIAKTFIDKLSLKPMFVAQEIFASWTHKTDHFQMIHTQTGIPFNSMLFFDDEDRNIQSVSKMGVTSILVGDGVNLGALRQGLTEFSQNASKSEKNKQRWQKYSQNPNSSEKKDED from the exons ATGGGAGACGAGACGGTGAAAAACGATGCTTTGCAAGTTATTGGAATGTTTCAAGTGCTGCCTAGATTGGTCGTCTTCGATCTAGATTACACTCTCTGGCCTTTCTATTG CGATTGTCGCTCAAAGCGTGAAATGCCATCCTTGTTTCCCCAAGCTAAAGGCATATTATATGCACTCAAGGAAAAGGGGATTGACATGGCCATTGCTTCTAGATCATCAACCTCAGATATTGCAAAGACATTTATTGACAAACTAAGTCTCAAGCCAATGTTTGTAGCACAG GAAATATTTGCCAGTTGGACTCACAAGACAGATCATTTCCAGATGATTCATACGCAGACTGGGATACCCTTTaactccatgcttttttttGATGATGAGGATAGGAACATTCAATCg GTTTCAAAAATGGGAGTAACTAGCATTCTGGTTGGTGATGGGGTCAATCTTGGGGCACTAAGACAGGGGCTCACAGAATTTTCTCAAAATGCTAGTAAATCTGAGAAGAACAAGCAGAGGTGGCAGAAATATTCACAAAATCCAAATTCATCTgagaagaaagatgaagattga